The Ipomoea triloba cultivar NCNSP0323 chromosome 13, ASM357664v1 genomic interval TAAGTGAACAAAATTTCTAATGTTCATTTGTTTCTTGAGTTCTCAGGATAATTGGCTAGTGACTATGAAATTAGAATGCTCAACTCTTGACCACACAACATATAAGGATAATCTAATTGGGACATAAGATATGCACAGGTACAATAATCCTTTCTAAATGGTTCTTCAAGTCCATGTAAGTACAGATAGTATAATAGAAATATATCAGGGCAGGATGAAGCAGATTCGTTATGTATGCATTAGAAGGAAAATATTATGATTAATGAATCAAATGCCTCAACGAATGTAATAATGTGAAACAGTCTTGCAAAAACAAGCAATGGAGTTATTGAAAAGCTGAAGTTGAGATTACCTCAGGATATCGACTGACAAAGCTGATAAGCATCATTGAATAATTCACAAGAACTGTTCAGTTACAGATAGCGAGCTTCCCCGTCCACTCATCAGCAACCCCATAGTCAATACTAAGCTCCCTTAATGGAGGGATATTCTCCATCGCAAAAAGCATAAGTCGGGGGAAGCAGACATTGTTATGATCATAGAGCACAAGCTGCACAAAAACGTTTGGACTGGAACTATGGCTCATGTAACAGGCGACATTCCTCATTTTAGACACATCCATTGCAAAACCCAAAGGAGGAACAGAAGGATAAGTTGGGCATACATAGTTGGGATATATTTGTGATACATCTCCCCACTCTGCCCATCTCTGGGCAAAACGACTCGGATAGACTAAACTATCGCCATTCATCTTGAAAATCTGGGCTTGCTCCATTGTGAGGACAACCCCTGAATACTCACAAATAAAGGAGCCAGCTTGGATCAGGTCCACTGACCTAACTCCCCAACCAGTCTCTCTAGACCGGAACACTTCGAATTTGTACCTCACGCCTCTCTGAGTAACTCGATTTCGACACTTTGGAGGGCAACGACAGTGCGGGCCACATTCAAAAACCAACGGCTTACCCCTCAGCAAGATCCCATTATGATCATATGCAAACTCACCGCCATTCCTCATTGCACAAAAGCAATTGGCTCCACACCCATCAACACACTCACAGCCAGTGCCATTTCCAGCATGCTGCTGGACATGCGATGGAAAGATCGTCTTCACCAGATAATCATAATAAGCAGGCTCTTGATCAGTATCTATGTCATTATACAAAAAAACCGGCACACTCTCCTTGTTCCTTGACATATCGAGGCTGATATACCCCGTTGGCCTCGCCACTAGTGGTCGAGTCCTGAGATTCTGAGCCAACCTCAGAACAGAACTCCCCATTTCGGGTTGATTCTCAATCCTAACTAGCTTATACTTAAACACCCCATACCCGGACTTCCCCACATCACACCAGTAATCAACAATTCTATACAGACCATCATAAACATACACTTTCCCACTAGCACTACCTTCATATTTAAAGCCACGAATCACCCTCACCTCTATCCCATAAGTCATGCTCCTTTCCATGGCCAAATTCCCACTCTCAAGCTTCTGGCTCACACATTGCTTGGAGAATTTGTTCTGCCCGCCATGTCCAGTATAGATTATCACATCCCCTGAATCCTCGTCGTCCTCGTAGCCGCCTGAAACTATCACACTTGTTGCAA includes:
- the LOC116003111 gene encoding histone-lysine N-methyltransferase family member SUVH9-like, with product MDSVVSFQDLNLQLGSSGAGSAAAVATIVPKIEPKLEPFDEFALTGLKASPLFSNPSPTRDSDSGSGLGLPAVTEPAGAKRSSHSSEEANVYSEFNRISEMFRATFAEKMQGFGDVDVVEGPDSRAIVPVSDEAQVSSAVISKSIRQRSSELVRVTDLKLEDQRYFRDIVRKARMVYDSIRVLLVLEDEKNQEFGHFRNRADLKAAQLMRMRGLWLNRDKRIVGAIPGLFIGDVFFYRMELCVVGLHGQAQAGIDYLPANHSSNGEPIATSVIVSGGYEDDEDSGDVIIYTGHGGQNKFSKQCVSQKLESGNLAMERSMTYGIEVRVIRGFKYEGSASGKVYVYDGLYRIVDYWCDVGKSGYGVFKYKLVRIENQPEMGSSVLRLAQNLRTRPLVARPTGYISLDMSRNKESVPVFLYNDIDTDQEPAYYDYLVKTIFPSHVQQHAGNGTGCECVDGCGANCFCAMRNGGEFAYDHNGILLRGKPLVFECGPHCRCPPKCRNRVTQRGVRYKFEVFRSRETGWGVRSVDLIQAGSFICEYSGVVLTMEQAQIFKMNGDSLVYPSRFAQRWAEWGDVSQIYPNYVCPTYPSVPPLGFAMDVSKMRNVACYMSHSSSPNVFVQLVLYDHNNVCFPRLMLFAMENIPPLRELSIDYGVADEWTGKLAICN